In Amblyraja radiata isolate CabotCenter1 chromosome 38, sAmbRad1.1.pri, whole genome shotgun sequence, a genomic segment contains:
- the LOC116967053 gene encoding cathepsin D-like isoform X1 codes for MNWARLLVFCNALVAADALIRIPLTKFQSARQSLTDVAGSVENLIAAGRRGNRKYTESLRKKGETPELLTNYLDAQYYGQIGIGTPPQLFKVVFDTGSSNLWVPSQHCNFFDFACWFHHKYKSEASSTYVVNGTKFAIRYGSGSLTGFLSQDVITIGDMKTPNQIFAEAVAQPGFTFLAAKFDGILGMAYPTISVDGVLPVFDNMMKQKLVEEDIFSFYLNRNPTTQPGGELLLGGVDSKYYTGDFHYLNVTLQAFWQIKADQVTVGTQLTLCKGGCQVIVDTGTSLMVGPVQEVKALQKAIGAIPIFRGEYMIDCAKIPSLPNITFTLGGKDFSLTGDQYVLQLPKFGTVCLSGFLAMDIPTPAGPLWIMGDIFIGRYYTAFDRANNRVGFAAAV; via the exons AATTCCGCTCACGAAATTCCAGTCGGCACGCCAGTCCCTGACGGACGTCGCGGGTTCCGTTGAGAATCTCATTGCTGCTGGGCGCCGTGGAAACCGGAAGTACACGGAATCCCTGCGAAAGAAAGGAGAGACTCCGGAGCTCCTCACAAACTACCTGGAT GCCCAGTACTACGGCCAGATTGGGATCGGCACTCCACCGCAGCTCTTCAAGGTGGTCTTCGACACCGGCTCGTCCAACCTGTGGGTCCCTTCGCAACACTGTAACTTCTTTGACTTTGCCTGCT GGTTTCATCACAAGTACAAATCGGAGGCATCCAGCACCTACGTGGTAAATGGAACGAAGTTTGCAATCCGCTATGGCAGTGGCAGCCTGACTGGATTCCTCAGCCAGGACGTTATAACT ATCGGTGACATGAAGACCCCAAACCAGATCTTTGCTGAGGCCGTCGCACAGCCAGGGTTCACTTTCCTTGCTGCTAAATTCGACGGGATCCTTGGCATGGCTTACCCAACCATCTCCGTCGATGGGGTCCTCCCCGTCTTCGATAACATGATGAAACAGAAACTTGTGGAGGAAGACATCTTCTCCTTTTACCTCAACAG GAATCCAACCACACAGCCAGGTGGGGAGTTGTTGCTGGGTGGCGTAGACTCCAAGTATTACACCGGAGACTTCCACTATTTGAACGTCACGCTTCAGGCCTTTTGGCAAATCAAGGCTGACCA AGTGACTGTGGGCACCCAGTTGACCCTGTGCAAGGGTGGTTGCCAGGTGATCGTGGATACGGGAACATCGCTCATGGTTGGGCCTGTGCAGGAGGTTAAAGCCCTTCAGAAGGCCATTGGTGCAATACCCATCTTTCGGGGAGAG TATATGATCGACTGTGCGAAGATTCCGTCTCTACCGAACATCACCTTCACGCTGGGAGGCAAGGACTTCTCACTGACCGGGGACCAGTACGTGCTGCAG CTCCCCAAGTTCGGGACGGTGTGCCTCAGTGGGTTCCTGGCCATGGACATTCCAACTCCCGCTGGCCCGCTCTGGATCATGGGCGACATCTTCATCGGCCGCTATTACACCGCCTTCGACCGCGCCAACAATCGCGTGGGCTTCGCTGCAGCTGTGTAG
- the LOC116967053 gene encoding cathepsin D-like isoform X2, with the protein MNWARLLVFCNALVAADALIRIPLTKFQSARQSLTDVAGSVENLIAAGRRGNRKYTESLRKKGETPELLTNYLDAQYYGQIGIGTPPQLFTVVFDTGSSNLWVPSQHCNFFDFACWFHHKYKSEASSTYVVNGTKFAIRYGSGSLTGFLSQDVITIGDMKTPDQIFAEAVAQPGFTFLAAKFDGILGMAYPTISVDGVLPVFDNMMKQKLVEEDIFSFYLNRNPTTQPGGELLLGGVDSKYYTGDFHYLNVTLQAFWQIKADQVTVGTQLTLCKGGCQAIVDTGTSLMVGPVQEVKALQKAIGAIPIFRGEYMIDCAKIPSLPNITFTLGGKDFSLTGDQYVLQLPKFGTVCLSGFLAMDIPTPAGPLWIMGDIFIGRYYTAFDRANNRVGFAAAV; encoded by the exons AATTCCGCTCACGAAATTCCAGTCGGCACGCCAGTCCCTGACGGACGTCGCGGGTTCCGTTGAGAATCTCATTGCTGCTGGGCGCCGTGGAAACCGGAAGTACACGGAATCCCTGCGAAAGAAAGGAGAGACTCCGGAGCTCCTCACAAACTACCTGGAT GCCCAGTACTACGGCCAGATTGGGATCGGCACTCCACCGCAGCTCTTCACGGTGGTCTTCGACACCGGCTCGTCCAACCTGTGGGTCCCTTCGCAACACTGTAACTTCTTTGACTTTGCCTGCT GGTTTCATCACAAGTACAAATCGGAGGCATCCAGCACCTACGTGGTAAATGGAACGAAGTTTGCAATCCGCTATGGCAGTGGCAGCCTGACTGGATTCCTCAGCCAGGACGTTATAACT ATCGGTGACATGAAGACCCCAGACCAGATCTTTGCTGAGGCCGTCGCACAGCCAGGGTTCACTTTCCTTGCTGCTAAATTCGACGGGATCCTTGGCATGGCTTACCCAACCATCTCCGTCGATGGGGTCCTCCCCGTCTTCGATAACATGATGAAACAGAAACTTGTGGAGGAAGACATCTTCTCCTTTTACCTCAACAG GAATCCAACCACACAGCCAGGTGGGGAGTTGTTGCTGGGTGGCGTAGACTCCAAGTATTACACCGGAGACTTCCACTATTTGAACGTCACGCTTCAGGCCTTTTGGCAAATCAAGGCTGACCA AGTGACTGTGGGGACCCAGTTGACCCTGTGCAAGGGTGGTTGCCAGGCGATCGTGGATACAGGAACATCGCTCATGGTTGGGCCTGTGCAGGAGGTTAAAGCCCTTCAGAAGGCCATTGGTGCAATACCCATCTTTCGGGGAGAG TATATGATCGACTGTGCGAAGATTCCGTCTCTACCGAACATCACCTTCACGCTGGGAGGCAAGGACTTCTCACTGACCGGGGACCAGTACGTGCTGCAG CTCCCCAAGTTCGGGACGGTGTGCCTCAGTGGGTTCCTGGCCATGGACATTCCAACTCCCGCTGGCCCGCTCTGGATCATGGGCGACATCTTCATCGGCCGCTATTACACCGCCTTCGACCGCGCCAACAATCGCGTGGGCTTCGCTGCAGCTGTGTAG